In Calothrix sp. PCC 7507, one DNA window encodes the following:
- a CDS encoding nucleotidyltransferase family protein, translating to MTTLTPEFTVLLACVRLYLGTTTKSEVSCLLVPDINWTTLLETANKNGVLPVLYQSLKAIEEDLIPPGVMVQLQTYNRMNGLHNVSQTKELLKILAQLEKAGIEAIAFKGPILAASVYGNVTLRQFNDLDILVKQEDFWQAKAVLVAQGYQSSGSEANEIVAFNHHFQVSLSHSTPEATMFNQRFQPSLLHSNPERSIDLHWGIPPRRVGKSDQFERLWENLYLIDLMGQPIKIFSPETTLVIQCMNLAKEPWKRSFKQICDVGQIIRAYPDLNWQSALELSSELHSQRLFLIGLSVTHKLLHVPLPQFMVEMLVRSQPTDERLLESNPLQKSYGLQVWWEYTDQLKTLDKSWHGLFITTHYLELIFRLMLSPSERDREFLPLPRGLYFLYYIIRPIRVLIKYSPFRKSFLMPNKA from the coding sequence ATGACGACCCTAACTCCTGAATTTACGGTTCTGCTTGCCTGTGTACGGTTGTATTTAGGTACAACAACGAAGAGCGAAGTGAGTTGTCTATTGGTGCCAGATATCAACTGGACTACTCTACTGGAAACTGCGAACAAAAATGGCGTTCTGCCGGTGTTGTATCAGAGCCTCAAAGCGATTGAGGAGGATCTGATACCTCCAGGGGTGATGGTGCAATTGCAAACCTACAACCGCATGAATGGACTGCACAATGTTTCTCAAACCAAGGAATTACTGAAGATTCTGGCGCAGCTGGAGAAAGCTGGAATTGAGGCGATCGCTTTTAAAGGACCGATTCTCGCAGCATCTGTTTATGGCAATGTGACGCTACGCCAATTTAATGATCTAGATATCTTAGTGAAGCAGGAGGACTTTTGGCAGGCGAAAGCCGTTTTGGTCGCCCAGGGCTATCAATCTAGCGGCTCAGAAGCGAACGAAATTGTGGCATTCAATCACCATTTTCAAGTCTCTTTGTCTCACAGTACCCCTGAAGCGACGATGTTCAATCAGCGATTTCAACCCTCTTTACTACACAGCAACCCCGAAAGAAGTATCGATTTGCACTGGGGGATTCCGCCCAGACGAGTTGGGAAGAGCGATCAGTTTGAGCGCCTCTGGGAAAATCTATATCTGATCGATCTGATGGGTCAGCCAATTAAAATCTTTTCTCCAGAAACAACCTTAGTAATTCAATGCATGAATCTTGCTAAAGAACCTTGGAAGCGATCGTTTAAGCAGATATGCGATGTAGGACAAATCATTCGAGCTTATCCTGATTTGAATTGGCAATCAGCCCTGGAACTGTCTTCTGAGTTACACAGTCAGCGATTATTCCTCATAGGACTCAGTGTGACTCATAAACTTCTACATGTTCCCTTACCCCAGTTCATGGTAGAGATGCTTGTTAGAAGTCAGCCAACTGACGAGCGTCTTTTGGAGAGCAATCCCTTACAGAAAAGCTATGGACTCCAAGTCTGGTGGGAATACACTGATCAACTCAAAACTCTCGATAAATCATGGCATGGGCTATTTATCACCACACACTATCTGGAATTGATTTTCAGACTTATGCTGTCACCTAGTGAACGCGATCGTGAATTCTTGCCCCTACCGAGAGGATTATATTTTCTCTACTATATAATTCGTCCCATCCGAGTGCTAATCAAGTATTCACCTTTCCGTAAATCATTCCTCATGCCAAACAAAGCTTAG
- a CDS encoding tetratricopeptide repeat protein produces the protein MDQLSNLDIDSALTQFKLANAWQIRGNFEDAFIRYQETLRLRPDYMPAYQQLGNLMLKQRRRDEALEYYEQALALDFEATNLSFYYQCLGLPKQHPAPSIKSEKVSFGNEKSNALSTGKINLGSQKVFGYHRSGWNFAIQALSSLHNPQGILFDGCLENQFLFQHNRVGKRSAQILAKMQADGVFQSLANSEEKGIIPYQKPWVGFLHNPHSIPIWFNDQNSPQKLFEKAIWQASLPHCVGLFALSEHFAHWLREQTGKPVSVLTHPTEIPDKQFDFDQFLANPQKKVVQIGWWLRKLHSIYQLPLAQDNPLNYQKVRLGFLFEYGEVVFDQLMQREAEIYKIQVDELYLANTTVIQHIPDDQYDDLLSKNIGFVDLYDSSANNAIIECIARATPLLVNPLPAVKEYLGEDYPMYFNTLEEAAEKALDTSLILETHEYLKSCETRQKLSAKYFLDSFCNSEVYQLL, from the coding sequence ATGGATCAGTTATCAAACTTAGATATCGACTCAGCTCTAACTCAATTCAAGTTGGCTAATGCTTGGCAAATTAGGGGCAACTTTGAGGATGCATTTATACGCTATCAAGAGACCTTGCGATTGCGACCTGACTATATGCCAGCCTATCAGCAATTAGGGAATTTGATGCTAAAACAACGTCGGCGCGATGAGGCGCTAGAGTACTATGAGCAGGCACTCGCACTTGATTTTGAAGCAACTAATCTTTCGTTTTACTATCAATGCTTGGGCTTGCCGAAACAGCATCCTGCCCCATCAATCAAATCTGAAAAGGTTTCCTTTGGAAACGAAAAATCAAATGCGCTATCAACTGGCAAAATAAATCTCGGTAGCCAAAAAGTTTTTGGATATCATCGTAGTGGCTGGAACTTTGCAATTCAAGCACTTAGTTCTTTGCACAATCCTCAAGGCATTTTGTTTGATGGCTGTTTAGAGAATCAGTTTCTCTTTCAGCACAATCGTGTCGGTAAGCGATCGGCGCAAATCTTAGCAAAAATGCAGGCAGATGGGGTCTTCCAAAGTTTGGCAAATTCCGAAGAAAAGGGAATCATTCCCTATCAAAAACCTTGGGTCGGATTTCTGCATAATCCCCATTCCATACCGATTTGGTTTAATGATCAAAACTCACCCCAAAAGCTATTTGAAAAGGCAATTTGGCAAGCTAGCTTACCTCATTGCGTCGGATTGTTTGCATTATCTGAGCATTTTGCCCATTGGCTGAGAGAACAAACAGGCAAACCAGTTTCTGTACTAACCCACCCAACCGAGATTCCTGACAAACAGTTTGATTTTGACCAGTTCCTTGCCAATCCTCAAAAAAAGGTAGTACAGATTGGTTGGTGGCTGCGTAAGTTGCACTCGATTTATCAATTACCTCTAGCTCAGGATAATCCTCTGAACTATCAAAAAGTGAGACTAGGATTTCTATTTGAATATGGAGAAGTAGTATTTGACCAACTTATGCAAAGAGAGGCAGAAATTTATAAAATCCAAGTTGATGAATTGTATTTAGCTAATACAACCGTTATCCAACATATTCCTGATGATCAATATGATGATCTATTATCAAAAAATATTGGTTTTGTGGATTTGTATGACTCCAGCGCCAATAATGCCATTATCGAATGTATTGCCCGTGCGACTCCCCTGTTAGTTAATCCTTTGCCTGCGGTGAAAGAGTATCTGGGAGAAGACTATCCTATGTACTTTAATACTTTAGAAGAAGCTGCAGAAAAAGCGTTGGATACCTCACTAATTTTAGAAACACATGAGTATCTCAAATCTTGTGAAACTCGACAGAAGCTATCAGCAAAATATTTTCTAGATAGCTTTTGTAACAGCGAGGTTTACCAACTCCTGTAA
- a CDS encoding glycosyltransferase family 1 protein: MEIFKLAKLYAKHPTLHKQHIQKYHQMRAPYSLISTEPLIFYMTYSLSEEFCHASLEPIFNYFQDRTVYFLKNWWWDMESPHEVAKVREMENQHIRQYPKHKFIHICNTLQQQQVFDEYSLNAVFCNQNCLIDERIFKPINDMSKEFDAVYDARIWPYKRHLLAQKIDSVAFIYTFDPAEAYYYEVRSLFPDAHYFNHALAKDGMSALLSPEIVNQCLNACRVGLCLSSVEGAMYASIQYLLSGLPVVSTKSKGGRDVFFDEEYTLIVEDNPDAVKEGVDELIRRNISPEIIRFQVIEKIQEHRLTFIKLIQSIYDQEEINKDFSLEWENIFFNKLYKLQRPEQTIKQLELAKIGV; encoded by the coding sequence ATGGAGATTTTTAAGCTGGCAAAACTTTATGCAAAGCACCCCACGCTTCACAAGCAACATATTCAAAAGTATCATCAAATGAGGGCACCCTATTCACTTATTTCAACCGAACCGCTTATTTTTTATATGACATATTCCTTGTCAGAAGAATTTTGTCATGCATCATTGGAGCCAATATTCAACTATTTTCAAGATCGAACTGTCTACTTTTTAAAGAATTGGTGGTGGGATATGGAAAGTCCCCATGAAGTTGCAAAAGTCAGAGAAATGGAAAATCAACATATTAGGCAATATCCCAAACATAAATTCATCCATATTTGTAATACATTACAACAGCAGCAAGTTTTTGATGAATATAGCTTAAATGCAGTATTTTGCAATCAAAACTGTTTAATTGATGAAAGAATATTTAAGCCAATTAATGATATGTCTAAAGAATTTGATGCAGTTTATGATGCCAGAATCTGGCCATATAAACGGCACTTGTTAGCACAGAAAATTGATAGCGTCGCTTTTATTTATACTTTCGATCCTGCAGAAGCTTATTATTATGAAGTAAGGTCTTTATTTCCCGATGCTCATTACTTTAATCACGCTCTAGCAAAAGACGGTATGAGTGCATTATTGTCTCCAGAGATAGTAAATCAGTGTTTAAATGCTTGCAGAGTAGGTCTGTGCCTATCCAGTGTTGAGGGTGCAATGTATGCTAGTATCCAATATCTACTGAGTGGATTGCCAGTTGTCTCGACTAAGAGTAAAGGTGGTAGAGATGTATTTTTTGATGAAGAATATACATTAATCGTTGAAGACAATCCAGATGCGGTTAAAGAGGGTGTAGATGAATTAATTCGACGCAATATCTCTCCTGAGATTATTCGCTTTCAAGTGATAGAAAAAATTCAGGAGCACCGTCTCACTTTCATTAAATTGATTCAGAGCATTTACGACCAAGAAGAAATTAACAAAGATTTTTCCTTGGAGTGGGAGAATATATTCTTTAATAAGCTTTATAAGCTGCAAAGACCAGAGCAAACAATTAAACAGCTTGAACTGGCAAAGATAGGAGTTTGA
- a CDS encoding glycosyltransferase family A protein — protein sequence MTSNLPLISVIIPVYNRDRYLAEAIESVLAQTYPAIELIVVDDGSSDRTAEVAQSYPVIYHYQINGGIGAARNTGIGLATGEFLAFLDSDDIWVTDKLAKQMAAFESDPNLEAVFGYAQQFYSPEVNEEFRRRILCPEQPLAAHISVAMLIKRSAFMRIGLFDTKLKVGIDISWYISAIENQLQQVTLTDVVYHRRLHETNNGITERHNANKRIHILKAKLDRQRANQSSSIQGC from the coding sequence ATGACTTCTAATCTTCCACTAATTAGCGTTATTATTCCTGTTTATAACCGCGATCGCTATCTTGCCGAAGCGATCGAAAGTGTTCTGGCTCAAACCTATCCGGCGATCGAACTAATTGTAGTCGATGATGGATCGAGCGATCGCACTGCCGAAGTTGCCCAAAGTTATCCAGTGATCTATCATTACCAAATCAATGGGGGTATAGGTGCAGCCAGAAATACAGGAATTGGTTTAGCAACTGGTGAATTTCTGGCCTTTCTTGATTCTGACGACATTTGGGTTACAGACAAGCTTGCTAAACAGATGGCGGCTTTTGAGTCTGATCCAAACCTGGAGGCTGTATTTGGCTATGCTCAACAGTTTTATAGTCCAGAGGTAAATGAGGAATTTAGAAGGCGCATTCTTTGCCCAGAACAACCACTTGCTGCCCATATTTCCGTCGCCATGCTCATCAAGCGATCGGCTTTCATGCGGATTGGATTGTTTGACACAAAGCTAAAAGTTGGTATTGATATTAGCTGGTACATATCTGCAATCGAAAATCAACTTCAGCAAGTTACGCTCACGGATGTAGTTTATCATCGGCGCTTGCATGAAACAAATAATGGCATCACAGAGCGCCACAACGCCAACAAACGTATACATATTCTCAAAGCTAAACTTGATCGGCAAAGAGCTAACCAATCTTCTTCGATTCAGGGGTGCTAA
- a CDS encoding NAD(P)-dependent oxidoreductase, producing the protein MHHFFRFHPNPNQKIVLLTGAAGEIGTSLRQHLGDHYHFRCLDCVRVRDAKDVRVADIMNFKAVLKAMHGVDAVIHLAANRECDQPWQDVYTSGIGGTYNVFEAARQAGVKQIIYASTIHVSGWREVMQESQITPEHVRPDSLYASGKAFCEALGHFFVDRYGMSIVCLRIGAFTANTKLYGLNDRKLFMWCSPRDLAQLVKRSLEHENLGFQIFYAISGNTRRYWDISNAQALLGYEPQDNAEDLLTNESRQENQV; encoded by the coding sequence ATGCATCATTTCTTTCGGTTTCATCCCAATCCCAATCAGAAAATTGTCTTGTTAACAGGTGCAGCCGGAGAGATTGGGACTTCTTTACGTCAACATCTAGGTGATCACTATCACTTTCGCTGTCTCGATTGCGTCCGAGTTCGTGATGCCAAAGATGTCCGAGTTGCCGATATCATGAATTTTAAGGCAGTTCTGAAGGCAATGCATGGCGTAGATGCCGTGATACATTTGGCTGCAAATCGAGAGTGCGATCAACCTTGGCAAGACGTTTACACTAGTGGTATCGGGGGCACTTACAACGTGTTTGAAGCGGCTCGCCAAGCGGGGGTAAAGCAGATTATTTATGCCAGTACGATTCATGTGTCAGGCTGGCGAGAAGTCATGCAAGAGTCTCAGATTACGCCTGAACATGTGCGCCCAGACTCTCTTTATGCCTCTGGCAAAGCATTTTGCGAAGCGTTGGGGCATTTCTTTGTTGATCGCTATGGTATGTCGATTGTGTGTCTTCGCATTGGTGCATTCACAGCCAACACTAAGCTCTATGGACTAAACGATCGCAAGCTTTTTATGTGGTGCAGTCCCAGAGATTTGGCTCAATTGGTAAAGCGATCGCTAGAGCATGAAAATCTTGGCTTCCAGATATTTTACGCAATTTCTGGCAACACTCGTCGCTATTGGGATATCAGCAATGCTCAAGCATTATTGGGGTACGAACCTCAGGATAATGCCGAAGACTTACTCACAAATGAATCTCGCCAAGAAAATCAAGTCTGA
- a CDS encoding glycosyltransferase family A protein gives MRNLPLVTVVIPAYNYAKYLAETLDSVFAQTYRPIEVIVVDDGSTDHTAEIVRAYPDVRYFYQENQGVSAARNVAIAAAQGEFIAFLDGDDIWKPNKLNIQITYMLDNPNVGITGTKALNFLESGTEVPAWFKPERDLGEPTVIIPSTVVVCKSVFTQIGDFSSTYRASEDTEWLCRAKDAQISIFTIPEILTLRRFHGSNLSWEMNSTLKCRMVKILKESIARQRISENSPKSFIS, from the coding sequence ATGAGAAACTTACCTTTAGTAACTGTAGTTATCCCTGCCTATAATTATGCAAAGTATTTAGCAGAAACACTAGATAGCGTATTTGCTCAAACCTATCGTCCGATCGAAGTCATCGTTGTGGATGATGGCTCAACTGACCACACTGCTGAGATTGTTCGGGCTTATCCAGATGTGCGCTATTTTTATCAAGAAAATCAAGGCGTATCCGCAGCTCGCAATGTAGCGATCGCTGCCGCACAAGGAGAATTTATTGCATTCTTAGATGGGGATGACATTTGGAAGCCCAATAAGCTCAATATCCAAATTACCTATATGCTCGATAATCCTAATGTTGGCATTACTGGCACAAAAGCTCTGAATTTCTTAGAGTCAGGCACTGAGGTTCCGGCTTGGTTTAAACCTGAGCGTGACCTTGGAGAGCCGACAGTCATCATTCCTAGTACGGTGGTTGTTTGCAAATCTGTGTTCACTCAAATTGGGGATTTCTCATCTACTTATCGTGCCAGTGAAGATACAGAATGGCTATGCCGAGCCAAAGATGCTCAAATATCCATTTTCACGATTCCTGAAATTCTTACCTTAAGACGGTTTCATGGCTCTAATCTATCTTGGGAAATGAACTCAACGCTTAAATGTCGCATGGTCAAAATTCTCAAGGAATCGATCGCTCGTCAAAGGATCTCTGAAAATTCCCCTAAAAGTTTTATTTCATAG